A DNA window from uncultured Methanoregula sp. contains the following coding sequences:
- a CDS encoding 4Fe-4S binding protein — MKRKIISIDETKCTGCGQCIPDCPEGALQIIDGKARLVSDLFCDGLGACIKTCPEGAISIIEREAVPYDEKTVMSTIVKQGAPVIKAHLEHLAGHDQVAFYQQAIEYLIENSIPIPDHTPPSRKARPESSCGSHTPAGRMGEGVCQPGPDTKRPFAACPGSAARSLPGEPGRGPRQPSGSGPSELRQWPIQLALLNPAAPYFDNADLLISADCVPFAYAGFHADFLKGKILVLFCPKLDHDIEGYIDKLSLIFSRHTIKSVTLLHMEVPCCGGVRYVVDKTLEKAGITLPIEDKTITIDGTVK, encoded by the coding sequence ATGAAACGAAAGATAATCAGCATCGATGAAACAAAGTGCACAGGATGCGGCCAGTGCATCCCGGACTGCCCCGAAGGGGCGCTCCAGATCATTGACGGGAAAGCCCGGCTTGTGAGCGACCTGTTCTGCGACGGCCTGGGTGCCTGCATTAAAACCTGTCCGGAAGGAGCAATTTCCATAATCGAGCGCGAAGCCGTACCGTACGATGAAAAGACCGTCATGAGTACCATCGTAAAACAGGGTGCACCGGTAATCAAAGCCCATCTCGAACATCTTGCCGGTCATGACCAGGTCGCGTTTTACCAGCAGGCAATCGAATATCTTATCGAAAACAGCATTCCCATACCGGATCATACGCCCCCGTCCCGCAAAGCAAGACCAGAAAGTTCCTGTGGATCACATACCCCGGCCGGGAGAATGGGCGAAGGAGTATGCCAGCCGGGACCGGATACGAAACGACCATTTGCAGCCTGCCCGGGATCGGCAGCCCGGAGTCTTCCCGGAGAACCGGGGAGGGGGCCGCGGCAGCCTTCCGGTTCAGGTCCATCGGAACTCCGGCAATGGCCGATCCAGCTGGCACTCCTGAACCCGGCTGCCCCGTACTTCGATAATGCCGATCTTCTTATCTCAGCTGACTGCGTGCCATTTGCCTATGCCGGCTTCCATGCCGATTTCCTTAAGGGAAAGATCCTTGTTTTGTTCTGCCCGAAACTCGATCACGATATCGAAGGGTACATCGACAAACTCTCCCTCATATTTTCCCGTCACACGATAAAGTCGGTCACCCTCCTGCATATGGAAGTTCCCTGCTGTGGCGGAGTAAGGTACGTTGTCGACAAAACACTGGAGAAAGCGGGCATCACACTCCCGATTGAGGATAAGACCATCACGATTGACGGGACGGTGAAATAA
- a CDS encoding pirin family protein yields MAQVRTAAQILRARETLEGAGVRLHRAFGYSQIPLFDPFLMLDDFRADRPEDYLKGFPWHPHRGIETVTYMLEGRVEHGDSMGHNGNVSAGGIQWMTAGSGILHQEMPKPVNGRMGGFQLWVNLPRSNKMMAPRYQEIEAEEIPQVNLPGGARARVICGTAGGITGPVRDIIADPVFLDVTLEPEGEFLYPVRPGYTAAAYVIEGRGIVDPATNELRNRTMVLFGGEGSSIDIRTKKTGMRFLYFSGKPQGEPIAWGGPIVMNTQAELEQASRELNNGTFIRKTY; encoded by the coding sequence ATGGCACAGGTTCGAACGGCAGCGCAGATACTTCGTGCCCGGGAAACACTCGAAGGGGCCGGTGTCCGGCTTCACCGGGCATTTGGTTATTCCCAGATTCCGCTCTTTGATCCGTTCCTTATGCTTGACGACTTCCGGGCAGATCGGCCGGAAGATTACCTGAAAGGATTTCCCTGGCACCCGCACCGCGGGATAGAGACCGTGACGTACATGCTGGAGGGCAGGGTTGAGCATGGCGACAGCATGGGTCATAACGGAAATGTCAGTGCCGGGGGAATCCAGTGGATGACCGCCGGCTCCGGGATCCTCCACCAGGAGATGCCAAAACCTGTCAACGGCCGCATGGGCGGGTTCCAGCTCTGGGTCAACCTGCCCCGGAGCAACAAGATGATGGCCCCAAGATACCAGGAGATTGAGGCTGAAGAGATTCCGCAGGTGAATCTGCCGGGAGGCGCCAGGGCCCGGGTTATCTGCGGAACTGCCGGTGGAATTACGGGGCCTGTACGGGATATTATTGCAGACCCGGTATTCCTGGATGTCACGCTTGAGCCGGAGGGAGAGTTCCTCTACCCGGTCAGGCCGGGGTACACAGCAGCAGCGTATGTGATCGAAGGCCGCGGCATCGTTGATCCTGCAACAAATGAACTCAGAAACCGGACCATGGTTTTGTTTGGCGGGGAAGGATCATCGATCGATATCAGGACCAAAAAGACGGGGATGAGATTCCTGTACTTCTCCGGTAAGCCTCAGGGGGAGCCGATTGCCTGGGGCGGGCCAATCGTCATGAACACCCAGGCCGAACTGGAACAGGCATCGAGGGAACTGAATAATGGGACATTTATCCGGAAAACATATTGA
- a CDS encoding mechanosensitive ion channel family protein — protein MDPAVYQSLLYVIAGIVAAIIVYYLFSFLKKKAEATETLIDDLIVQSLGMPLAMLAFFIPFFFAIQKIIVAFPQYSWLAGSDVLTAIYIIVATWIIATFVDSLLDTYGTAIAERTESDLDDRIVEIFQKIAKYLIWFTGILYVLSLFNVNITPLIAGAGVVGIAIALAAQDLFSNFFGGAVIITDKPFKIGDRVLINDILGDVIRIGPRSTRIITLDSDIVTIPNNKITTSVVRNFSLPNPQVRIQIPVTVALGSDIQNVKSVLLAIGNTALVEKKDFVADVPGPVVFLTKMDKTTMTFELTLYSHEFAYNSVIRDYLNTNIIETFRKEGILFA, from the coding sequence ATGGATCCGGCAGTCTATCAATCTCTGCTCTATGTTATAGCCGGCATCGTGGCCGCGATTATCGTTTATTACCTCTTCAGTTTCCTGAAAAAGAAAGCCGAAGCTACCGAGACGCTCATCGATGACCTCATTGTCCAGTCCCTTGGCATGCCACTTGCCATGCTGGCGTTTTTCATCCCGTTCTTCTTTGCCATCCAGAAGATCATTGTGGCATTTCCGCAATACTCCTGGCTTGCCGGTTCTGATGTCCTCACCGCTATCTATATTATTGTCGCAACCTGGATCATCGCAACGTTCGTTGACAGTCTCCTGGACACCTACGGCACCGCCATTGCCGAGCGGACCGAGAGCGATCTCGATGACCGGATCGTGGAGATCTTCCAGAAAATCGCAAAGTACCTGATCTGGTTCACCGGGATCCTCTATGTTCTCTCGCTCTTTAATGTCAATATCACCCCGCTCATTGCCGGTGCTGGCGTGGTCGGCATTGCAATTGCTCTCGCTGCCCAGGATCTCTTCTCCAACTTTTTCGGGGGAGCCGTTATCATCACCGACAAGCCGTTCAAGATCGGCGACCGGGTTCTCATCAACGATATCCTCGGGGACGTGATCCGGATCGGGCCCCGGAGCACCCGTATCATCACGCTCGACTCGGATATCGTCACCATCCCAAACAACAAGATCACGACAAGCGTTGTCCGGAACTTCTCGCTTCCGAACCCCCAGGTGCGGATCCAGATCCCGGTCACGGTTGCCCTCGGATCGGATATCCAGAACGTGAAGTCTGTTCTTCTTGCTATCGGAAATACCGCCCTTGTCGAGAAGAAGGATTTCGTAGCAGACGTACCCGGCCCGGTAGTCTTTCTCACCAAGATGGACAAGACCACGATGACGTTTGAACTGACACTCTATTCCCATGAATTTGCTTATAACAGTGTTATACGGGATTACCTCAACACGAATATCATCGAGACATTCAGAAAAGAAGGGATCCTGTTTGCCTGA
- a CDS encoding DUF2193 domain-containing protein, protein MQEIIKKMIAEAMAAQRADVNQIKKKRGQKFIIDDTQPYVDAVKGMKPAGDQSKAVFSLHSDSVNAHYTILKNLTTTIRPEDDPFVEHYQTPVILEMLYDADKKFRKSVDIFIKSIGKAEALIGKESARRYAGFYGPTCVVDFALIPGSSSNIVNQILKTTDIPAAHKQTILASKSWAMNTSYGIGDVFAHAVEGGSTLADAVKQEIAMIQSIYDTPVDAQANLMDRVGQSSFDCRKYMKDYRAKMQGAVKASLDEGVHYGNIVTVPAYCVGDIAHHISQSTYNMCKDDVIMAVIESVTDVMDRTLKAAAPKMKNEHEVLSVATGSSASAAEYILELDGFNAIMVVDMLTKRYHNYVQLYPKRGAAIELHNCDFMDMIYRGWKMVDKARRMQSSEPGLVTPKAGGFDIDLSPILKNEVLSNPQRYAYPACAMTVRFSAMMRLADYPCLLTSEPVTATLMTNIIALHKDVAAAPARICKDCASAALMDFRHCSCQWKEAV, encoded by the coding sequence ATGCAGGAAATAATTAAAAAAATGATTGCTGAGGCAATGGCAGCCCAGCGAGCTGATGTGAACCAGATAAAAAAGAAACGCGGACAGAAGTTTATAATCGACGATACACAACCCTATGTCGATGCAGTCAAAGGCATGAAACCTGCCGGAGACCAGAGCAAGGCCGTCTTTTCCCTCCATTCGGATTCGGTCAATGCCCATTATACAATCCTGAAGAACCTGACAACCACCATCCGTCCCGAGGACGACCCGTTTGTCGAACATTACCAGACACCGGTCATCCTGGAGATGCTGTACGATGCCGACAAAAAATTCCGGAAAAGCGTGGATATATTCATCAAATCCATTGGCAAAGCCGAGGCCCTGATTGGAAAAGAATCGGCCCGAAGGTATGCCGGGTTCTACGGGCCTACCTGCGTTGTGGACTTCGCGCTGATTCCCGGAAGCAGCAGCAATATTGTCAACCAGATCCTGAAAACCACGGATATTCCTGCAGCTCACAAGCAGACAATTCTTGCTTCCAAATCCTGGGCCATGAATACCTCGTATGGCATCGGCGATGTCTTTGCCCACGCGGTTGAAGGTGGATCTACGCTTGCCGATGCCGTAAAACAGGAGATAGCCATGATCCAGTCCATCTACGACACCCCGGTCGATGCCCAGGCAAACCTGATGGACCGCGTGGGGCAATCTTCCTTCGACTGCCGGAAATACATGAAAGATTATCGCGCAAAGATGCAGGGAGCGGTAAAGGCATCACTTGACGAAGGTGTCCATTATGGCAATATCGTGACCGTCCCTGCTTACTGTGTCGGGGATATCGCCCACCATATCTCCCAGTCAACGTACAACATGTGCAAGGATGATGTGATAATGGCAGTGATCGAGTCCGTAACGGATGTAATGGACCGGACGCTGAAGGCAGCTGCCCCGAAGATGAAGAATGAACATGAGGTACTCTCGGTTGCCACAGGATCTTCAGCCAGCGCCGCGGAATATATTCTTGAACTTGACGGATTCAACGCGATCATGGTTGTGGATATGCTGACCAAACGGTACCACAACTATGTCCAGCTGTACCCGAAGCGCGGAGCAGCGATCGAACTCCACAACTGCGATTTCATGGACATGATCTACCGGGGCTGGAAGATGGTTGACAAGGCCCGGAGGATGCAGAGCAGCGAGCCGGGCCTCGTGACGCCAAAGGCCGGCGGGTTTGATATCGATCTCTCGCCGATCCTCAAAAACGAGGTTCTCTCAAACCCGCAAAGGTACGCGTATCCTGCCTGTGCGATGACGGTCCGGTTCTCTGCCATGATGCGTCTTGCCGATTACCCGTGTCTTCTCACGAGTGAGCCGGTCACTGCAACGCTGATGACCAATATCATTGCCCTGCACAAAGATGTCGCAGCTGCCCCTGCACGGATCTGCAAGGACTGTGCATCGGCTGCACTCATGGATTTCCGTCATTGCTCGTGCCAGTGGAAAGAAGCGGTCTGA
- a CDS encoding MIP/aquaporin family protein, whose translation MASLTIRSIAEGVGTLLLVYFGAGAAVITLMLANGTKPAATFNIGIGQLGGLADWFAIGITFGIVIAAVIYSLGRVSGAHINPAVTIALWATKRFPASDTVAYVIAQCIGAAAGSLLFFLTIGTEAITIGGLGATTPFPGIGYGQAILIEAIGTFILMLVIMGVAVDKRAPPGFAGLIIGLTAAGIITMAGNISGGSLNPARTFGPYVMDALLGGPNLWSLFPIYIIGPVIGAIVATVFYDRITAE comes from the coding sequence ATGGCATCGCTTACCATCCGCAGCATAGCCGAAGGAGTGGGAACTTTGCTCCTTGTGTACTTCGGCGCCGGTGCTGCGGTGATAACCCTGATGCTTGCAAACGGTACAAAACCCGCAGCCACGTTCAACATCGGGATCGGTCAGCTTGGCGGCCTTGCCGACTGGTTTGCCATAGGGATCACGTTCGGTATCGTGATTGCTGCGGTCATTTATTCCCTTGGCCGGGTCTCGGGAGCGCATATCAACCCTGCTGTCACGATCGCACTCTGGGCAACAAAACGGTTCCCAGCCAGTGACACGGTAGCGTACGTCATTGCCCAGTGCATCGGTGCGGCAGCCGGAAGCCTGCTCTTCTTCCTGACCATCGGAACAGAAGCCATCACTATCGGGGGGCTCGGGGCAACCACGCCATTTCCCGGGATCGGATACGGGCAGGCAATTCTCATCGAGGCGATTGGCACATTTATCCTGATGCTGGTCATCATGGGCGTTGCCGTGGACAAGCGGGCTCCTCCGGGTTTTGCCGGGCTCATCATAGGTCTGACTGCAGCCGGGATAATCACGATGGCGGGCAATATCTCCGGCGGTTCCCTGAATCCGGCCCGGACCTTCGGGCCATACGTGATGGACGCTCTCCTGGGAGGTCCGAACCTCTGGTCGCTCTTCCCGATCTATATCATCGGTCCCGTTATCGGGGCAATTGTTGCAACAGTCTTCTATGACCGGATAACGGCAGAATAA
- a CDS encoding carboxylesterase family protein: MGRNPDPVSAGVSDTMMDLRTRFAKTGNPNGGMNVTWPQYSNTTGKYLDIGALPSVKTDY; the protein is encoded by the coding sequence ATTGGCAGGAACCCGGATCCGGTCAGCGCCGGGGTCTCCGATACGATGATGGATCTCCGGACCCGGTTTGCAAAGACCGGCAACCCGAACGGCGGGATGAATGTTACCTGGCCGCAGTACAGCAATACAACCGGGAAGTACCTGGATATCGGGGCGCTGCCATCAGTGAAAACAGATTACTAA
- a CDS encoding aryl-sulfate sulfotransferase has protein sequence MKKSSLLILSIIVLVVILACGCTQSPAVNATAPAGQNPAAAPSATLPPAAAVKATGTSAAANPGQSMVRGTPDPAFFVNISVDGKIAPGTTILADNHDPKNPRIIEVNRLGEIVWEYRLSDDLKSFTNPGWDVEVLKNGNVLTLLPGYGVLEINRDKKIVWKYLDPKVSHDADRLSNGNTLVVFGSKDTKEDAQVKEIDPSGKVVWSWYAKYLFNTQDYTNIWDDGWTHTNAVTRLENGNTLISLRNFNFIAEIDPSGKLVRKIGEGFFVAQHDPQVLENGNILVANHVRPNEVLEYNPSGSVSWKFVIPDRSAFPVRDANKLANGNILITGADRIIEVTPDKQVVWLFRLADVPFTDEHVAESRGFYKAERISP, from the coding sequence ATGAAAAAATCGTCTCTTCTCATCCTTTCTATCATCGTTCTGGTCGTGATTCTCGCGTGTGGCTGTACCCAGTCTCCCGCCGTGAATGCAACGGCACCGGCAGGACAAAATCCTGCTGCAGCCCCGTCTGCAACACTCCCCCCGGCTGCGGCTGTGAAGGCCACGGGAACTTCAGCGGCAGCAAATCCGGGCCAGTCCATGGTACGGGGGACACCGGATCCGGCATTTTTTGTCAATATCTCGGTTGATGGAAAGATAGCGCCGGGAACAACGATCCTTGCCGATAATCATGACCCGAAGAACCCGAGGATCATCGAGGTGAACCGCCTCGGGGAAATAGTCTGGGAATACCGTCTTTCCGATGATCTCAAATCCTTCACCAATCCCGGATGGGATGTTGAGGTGCTCAAGAACGGCAATGTCCTGACACTTCTCCCGGGGTACGGGGTGCTCGAGATAAACCGGGACAAAAAAATTGTCTGGAAATACTTAGATCCGAAAGTATCCCATGACGCTGACCGGCTCTCTAACGGTAATACCCTGGTTGTGTTTGGATCCAAGGATACAAAAGAAGATGCCCAGGTAAAGGAGATCGACCCGTCCGGAAAAGTTGTCTGGTCCTGGTATGCAAAATACCTGTTCAATACCCAGGATTATACCAACATATGGGATGACGGCTGGACCCACACCAACGCGGTTACCCGGCTGGAGAACGGCAATACGCTCATCAGCCTCCGGAATTTTAATTTTATTGCAGAGATCGATCCGAGCGGGAAACTTGTAAGAAAGATTGGGGAAGGATTCTTTGTGGCGCAGCACGATCCCCAGGTTCTTGAGAACGGCAATATCCTTGTTGCAAATCACGTGAGGCCGAATGAAGTCCTGGAATACAATCCATCCGGTTCTGTCAGCTGGAAATTCGTGATACCGGACCGATCCGCATTCCCGGTCCGGGATGCAAACAAGCTTGCAAACGGGAATATCCTGATCACGGGAGCCGACCGGATCATTGAAGTCACCCCGGACAAGCAGGTGGTCTGGCTGTTCCGGTTGGCCGATGTTCCGTTTACTGACGAGCATGTGGCGGAAAGCCGGGGCTTTTACAAGGCTGAACGCATCTCTCCCTGA
- a CDS encoding PKD domain-containing protein — MIVSCTFLAAGATALPDTQKESGYIVVTNPPVADFFTSTQYGLAPFTVSFFDRSLGAAPMTYHWDFGDGTISDMQNPAHTYAADGDYTVTLTVKNQYGSNTKTVQSFIGVGNVPEAGFSVKPAQGEIPLAVQFLDLSKNRPASWRWSFGDGAVSTEQNPAHTYAAAGSYDVTLRVSNHFGSDGLTKTGLIRAGAPAPVITPEPVIVEKPKPEGFAGLILAARGTMEKNLPTSGFIPPEFMAIAAVLTSLGVIVLQLIIANISFLSQVAFKVAKFFADLAGGHAVEKLSEKEIEARKITVRKLEPHFLGLSSTEILVIEASVIMVALAFILADRAELTLETVLIYIAVGAVSIVLHDFAHRYFATKHGHDADTRFWGLGTVIMFLTAWLYGNAFAQSYRNLVNRDKEDDPRDAGIEMVAGPAVSIVLTFVFLGMVMLGGLWAVAGGIGFVINLITAVYSLMPIPTMDGKAIWEWNRGLYLVLLIPMIALYFYTFVLVS, encoded by the coding sequence ATGATCGTATCATGTACATTTCTGGCCGCCGGCGCAACTGCACTTCCGGACACCCAGAAAGAATCCGGTTACATCGTTGTCACAAACCCGCCGGTTGCCGACTTTTTTACAAGCACGCAATACGGACTGGCACCCTTTACCGTAAGCTTCTTTGATCGTTCTCTCGGTGCTGCGCCCATGACGTACCACTGGGATTTCGGGGATGGGACAATTTCCGATATGCAGAACCCGGCCCACACATATGCAGCTGACGGGGACTATACGGTGACCCTCACCGTGAAGAACCAGTATGGCAGCAATACAAAGACCGTGCAGTCATTCATTGGCGTGGGAAATGTTCCGGAAGCAGGTTTCTCCGTAAAACCGGCTCAGGGAGAGATTCCCCTGGCGGTACAGTTTTTGGATCTTTCCAAAAACCGGCCCGCCAGCTGGCGATGGAGTTTTGGGGATGGAGCCGTCTCAACGGAACAGAACCCGGCCCACACGTATGCTGCCGCCGGATCGTATGATGTCACGCTCCGGGTGAGCAACCATTTCGGCAGCGACGGCCTGACAAAAACAGGGCTGATCCGGGCCGGTGCCCCGGCTCCCGTTATCACACCCGAACCGGTAATAGTTGAAAAACCAAAACCGGAAGGGTTTGCCGGTCTCATCCTTGCGGCCCGGGGAACCATGGAGAAGAACCTGCCGACAAGCGGTTTCATTCCGCCGGAGTTCATGGCGATTGCCGCTGTTCTTACAAGTCTGGGGGTCATCGTTCTCCAGCTCATCATAGCAAACATCAGTTTCCTCTCGCAGGTCGCATTCAAGGTTGCCAAATTCTTCGCCGACCTTGCCGGGGGTCATGCGGTTGAGAAACTGAGCGAGAAGGAGATCGAAGCCCGGAAGATCACGGTCCGGAAGCTCGAACCACACTTCCTCGGCCTCTCATCTACCGAGATCCTGGTCATCGAGGCGTCCGTCATCATGGTGGCCCTTGCCTTCATCCTGGCCGACCGGGCCGAGCTGACCCTTGAGACCGTCCTCATCTACATTGCAGTCGGTGCGGTCTCCATTGTCCTCCACGATTTTGCGCACCGTTATTTTGCCACAAAACACGGGCACGATGCCGATACCCGGTTCTGGGGACTCGGGACGGTCATCATGTTTTTGACCGCCTGGCTCTATGGCAATGCATTTGCCCAGTCCTACCGGAACCTGGTCAACCGGGACAAGGAAGACGATCCCCGGGATGCCGGCATCGAGATGGTTGCCGGGCCGGCTGTCAGCATCGTTCTCACGTTTGTCTTTCTCGGCATGGTCATGCTCGGCGGACTCTGGGCGGTTGCCGGAGGGATTGGTTTTGTCATCAACCTCATCACGGCCGTGTACAGCCTCATGCCCATCCCGACCATGGACGGCAAAGCCATCTGGGAATGGAACCGGGGTTTGTACCTGGTACTCCTGATCCCGATGATTGCCCTGTACTTCTACACATTCGTGCTGGTCAGCTGA
- a CDS encoding response regulator, protein MYELLYVDDDQNLLESSKIYLERKSDFLVTTASSAMQGLDLLKTRSFDAIISDYQMAGMDGISFLKEVRAKYDSVPFIILTGKGREEVVIEAINNGADFYLQKGGSPKAQFAELIHMLMSAVRRRRSEVIIRTNEERLRMAQAIGKTGSWEYNPKTGTFWGSEETFRTLGIPRPDDGMILQDTLKPVIHDASRIYTALLDHIERDKKFTLEISVSPANGSPETYIETVAEVLRDTSGKPVNVIGVIKDITEQKKAEDDVRIAGEWFCNIFQTSPIAIEIFNSKGSLLDINPACCALFGIDSIEEVRGFNLFSDPNIPVSEKDLLISGKTIHYETDFDFDLIKKLGLYGTSRAGRITIDVLISPVMDREGIIARYLVQVVDITDRKKAEDALRRSNRQLNLLLSITRHDIRNQLITLNGYIALARCSLGDREKALEFLKKEEKIVAAINRQITFTKEYQELGINPPVWQNIQYSIRQALKSMNPGGILLEMNGLEETEILADSLLDKVFFNLVDNALWHGGETLTTVKFFPEKTGSGLILVCEDDGAGISNDDKENIFVRGYGKNTGYGLFLIREILGITGIAIRETGTPGKGARFEMAVPEGIWRTSGKGE, encoded by the coding sequence ATGTACGAGCTCCTTTATGTCGATGATGACCAGAATCTCCTTGAAAGCAGCAAGATCTATCTGGAACGCAAATCAGATTTCCTGGTTACAACAGCCTCTTCCGCAATGCAGGGCCTTGACCTCCTCAAAACCCGATCGTTCGATGCCATCATCTCGGATTACCAGATGGCCGGCATGGACGGGATCTCATTTTTAAAAGAAGTCAGGGCAAAGTACGATTCGGTTCCCTTCATCATTCTGACCGGCAAAGGCCGCGAGGAAGTGGTGATCGAAGCCATCAACAATGGCGCGGATTTCTATCTGCAGAAAGGCGGGAGCCCGAAAGCCCAGTTTGCCGAACTGATCCATATGCTGATGAGTGCGGTCCGGCGACGACGGTCGGAGGTGATCATCCGGACCAATGAAGAGCGTCTCCGCATGGCACAGGCCATTGGCAAGACCGGAAGCTGGGAATATAACCCGAAGACCGGGACATTCTGGGGGTCGGAAGAGACATTCAGGACGCTGGGAATACCCCGTCCGGATGACGGGATGATCCTTCAGGACACGCTCAAACCGGTTATTCACGATGCCTCCCGGATATACACTGCGCTTCTCGATCATATCGAACGCGACAAAAAATTTACCCTGGAGATCAGTGTCAGCCCGGCCAATGGTTCCCCGGAAACATATATCGAGACGGTTGCTGAAGTCCTCCGCGATACATCAGGAAAACCGGTCAACGTCATCGGAGTAATAAAAGATATTACCGAACAAAAGAAGGCAGAAGATGACGTACGGATTGCCGGGGAATGGTTTTGTAATATTTTCCAGACATCCCCGATTGCAATTGAAATTTTTAATAGCAAGGGATCGCTTCTCGACATCAACCCGGCCTGCTGTGCCCTCTTCGGTATCGATTCTATTGAAGAAGTCCGGGGGTTCAATCTCTTCTCCGACCCGAATATCCCGGTTTCAGAAAAAGACCTGCTGATATCGGGAAAAACAATACATTATGAGACCGATTTTGATTTTGACCTGATAAAAAAACTGGGACTCTACGGGACCTCGCGTGCCGGCAGGATCACAATCGATGTCCTGATCTCCCCGGTCATGGATCGGGAGGGGATCATTGCCCGGTATCTGGTCCAGGTGGTTGATATCACTGACCGCAAGAAAGCTGAAGATGCCCTGCGGCGATCCAACCGCCAGCTCAATCTTCTGCTGAGTATCACCCGCCATGATATACGCAACCAGCTCATAACCCTGAACGGATACATCGCTCTTGCCCGGTGTTCGCTTGGTGATCGGGAGAAGGCACTTGAGTTCCTCAAAAAGGAGGAGAAGATCGTAGCTGCCATCAACCGGCAGATCACGTTCACCAAAGAATACCAGGAGCTTGGTATCAATCCACCGGTCTGGCAGAATATCCAGTACAGCATACGGCAGGCATTAAAATCTATGAATCCCGGGGGAATCCTCCTGGAAATGAACGGGCTGGAAGAGACAGAAATACTGGCCGATTCCCTTCTGGATAAAGTTTTTTTCAATCTCGTGGATAATGCCCTGTGGCATGGCGGGGAGACATTGACCACGGTTAAGTTCTTTCCGGAGAAGACCGGTTCCGGGCTCATACTGGTCTGTGAGGATGACGGTGCCGGCATCAGCAACGATGACAAAGAGAATATTTTCGTGCGGGGGTACGGGAAGAACACCGGTTACGGGCTCTTCCTGATCCGGGAGATCCTTGGAATTACCGGCATCGCGATCCGTGAAACGGGTACGCCGGGAAAAGGGGCACGGTTCGAGATGGCCGTACCGGAAGGGATATGGAGGACTTCCGGCAAGGGAGAATAA
- a CDS encoding DUF2180 family protein codes for MKCYVCAKEGNTTDAVAVCAACGMGTCMKHTVRKEIDVWEGSYPIPSRKLPSKMPRMLCPDCDALYGDGK; via the coding sequence ATGAAGTGTTATGTCTGTGCAAAGGAAGGAAACACAACCGATGCGGTTGCGGTTTGTGCTGCCTGCGGCATGGGGACCTGCATGAAACACACGGTGCGAAAAGAGATCGATGTCTGGGAAGGGAGTTATCCGATTCCATCCAGGAAACTGCCGAGCAAAATGCCCCGGATGCTCTGCCCGGACTGCGATGCACTGTACGGGGACGGTAAGTGA